In Zingiber officinale cultivar Zhangliang chromosome 8B, Zo_v1.1, whole genome shotgun sequence, a single genomic region encodes these proteins:
- the LOC122015321 gene encoding F-box/kelch-repeat protein SKIP11-like has translation MIENESCLTRRTLRSSLEQESEWAYMTYQLLEIKTNKRPPSVESLELQEAKVKRERSTEPPPFREETTLPLDESSCPIGGGGGGDDDGFSDTTSLISQIGRDISIKCLLHCSRSNYGILASLNRAFNSLIRTGELYKLRRQAGIIEHWVYFSCNILEWEAYDPYCSRWISLPRMPPNDFFMRSDKESLAVGTELLVFGRDYTSRISHIVLRYSILTNSWSQGVEMNSPRCLFGSASFGERAIVAGGIDARGNILNSAELYNSDTQTWVSLPSMNKPRKMCSGVFMDNKFYVIGGMSSPTELLTCGEEYDIENHTWRIIPNMSQGLNGPSGAPPLVAVVNDELYAADYAEKEVRKYDKQNNSWITLGKLPERPDSVNGWGLAFRACGERLIVIGGPRMLGGGMIELNSWTPRDGPPVWNMIASKHCGSFVYNCAVMGC, from the coding sequence ATGATAGAGAATGAGTCTTGTTTGACCAGAAGAACATTGAGGAGCTCCCTTGAGCAAGAATCCGAGTGGGCTTACATGACCTACCAGCTCCTTGAGATTAAAACCAACAAACGCCCGCCGTCCGTGGAATCCTTAGAGCTACAAGAAGCTAAAGTGAAACGGGAAAGATCCACTGAGCCTCCTCCCTTTAGGGAAGAGACAACATTGCCTCTTGATGAATCCAGTTGCCCTATTGGTggcggtggtggtggtgatgatgatggTTTCTCTGATACAACTTCTCTCATTAGTCAAATTGGTCGTGATATTTCTATCAAGTGCCTCCTTCATTGCTCCAGATCAAACTATGGCATCCTTGCTTCCTTGAACCGAGCTTTTAACTCTCTCATACGAACCGGCGAGCTCTACAAGCTGAGGAGGCAGGCGGGCATCATTGAACATTGGGTATATTTCTCTTGCAACATACTTGAATGGGAAGCATATGATCCTTATTGTAGCAGATGGATTTCTTTGCCAAGAATGCCTCCTAATGATTTCTTCATGCGCTCTGATAAGGAATCGTTGGCCGTCGGCACAGAGCTCCTTGTTTTTGGAAGAGACTACACATCTCGTATTTCTCATATCGTGCTGAGGTATAGCATTTTGACAAATTCTTGGTCCCAAGGTGTTGAGATGAACTCCCCTAGGTGTCTGTTTGGATCTGCCAGTTTCGGAGAGAGAGCTATCGTAGCCGGTGGCATAGATGCCCGAGGAAATATATTGAATTCTGCAGAACTCTACAATTCCGATACACAAACTTGGGTTAGTCTTCCTAGCATGAATAAACCGAGGAAGATGTGTTCGGGTGTGTTCATGGATAACAAGTTCTATGTGATTGGCGGAATGAGTAGCCCTACAGAATTGCTAACATGTGGGGAAGAATACGATATCGAGAATCACACCTGGAGAATCATTCCCAATATGTCTCAGGGGCTGAACGGCCCTAGCGGGGCACCTCCGCTCGTTGCAGTAGTTAATGATGAATTATACGCAGCTGATTATGCAGAAAAGGAGGTTAGGAAGTATGACAAGCAAAATAACTCTTGGATAACCTTGGGCAAATTGCCCGAGAGGCCCGATTCGGTGAATGGTTGGGGGCTAGCTTTCCGAGCTTGCGGTGAACGTCTTATCGTAATCGGTGGACCTAGGATGCTCGGGGGTGGAATGATCGAACTCAACTCATGGACTCCAAGAGATGGACCTCCGGTCTGGAACATGATTGCCAGCAAGCATTGTGGGAGTTTTGTGTACAATTGTGCTGTCATGGGGTGCTGA